ACCGGCTTTCCCTGGAACAATCCCGGCATGGCGCTCGGCCAGAATCTCTGGCTCATGCAGAGCGCCTCGATCCTCGGCCTCTACGGCCTGTGTTTCCTCGCTCTTGCGATCTGCGCCTCCCCGGCCGCGATCCTCACGGGGCCGACGGCCCGGGCGCGCTGGCTCGCGCCGGGGCTCGCGGCGGTCGCGCTCCTCGCCATGGCGACTTTCGGCTTATGGCGCATCCCCGCTACCCCCATCGCGAGCGTGGCGAATGTGCGCCTTCGCATCATGCAGCCCAACCTGGCCCAGGACGCGAAGTTCAACCCGCGCAACCGCGATGCGATCATGCGGCGCTATCTCTCCTTGAGCGCCCGCCCCGGCCGCGACGGGCGAACCCTCGGCGAGGTCACCCATATCGTCTGGCCGGAATCCGCGTTCCCGTTCCTGCTCCATCGCGACCCGGTCTCGCTCGCCCAGATCGGAGGGCTTCTCGAGGCGGGCGCGGTGCTGATTACGGGCGCGGCGCGCATGGACGAGCCGCTGCCGGGCGAATCGATCGGCAAGTTCTTCAACGCGATCCAGGTGATCGACGACCGCGGCACGATCCTCGGCTCCTACGACAAGGTGCATCTCGTGCCGTTCGGCGAATACGTCCCGGCCTTTCTGGAGACGCTGATCCGGGCCGTGGGCCTGCGCCAGTTCGTGCATATCCCGGGCGGCTTCGAGCCCGCCGAAAGGCGAGAGGCCCTGACCATTCCCGGCCTGCCGCCGGTCGCCGCCACGATCTGCTACGAGGCGATCTTTCCCGGAGAGATCCTGGCCGAGGGCGACGGTCCGCGACCGCGCCTGATTCTCAATCTGACGAATGACGGCTGGTTCGGCCAAACAACCGGTCCCTACCAACATTTCGCTCAGGCGCGCCTGCGTGCCGTAGAAGAAGGACTACCTCTGGTGAGAGCGGCCAACACGGGAATCTCAGGTGTCGTCGACCCTTACGGGAGGCTCGTGAGCAGCCTTCCACTCGGAGTTGAAGGCATTTTAGACTCCGATCTTCCGGTTGCGTTGGAGGCTTTTTATTCTGCAAAAACAAGAAGCTTTTCTTTGACGGCTCTGCTGACGATCTGCTTAATGGCCCTGTTTGTACGTCGAAAACAAAGAGCCACATTCTCATCCGATAAGTTGGACACGGCGTTACATCAGCTTTGATAAGAAAGCGTGGGGCCATGAAGAAGTCGACCAGCTTAATCGATAAGGAAATTGGCACGCGCGTCCGCATGCGCCGTATCTCCGTCGGCATGAGTCAGGAAAAACTTGGCGAATTGCTTGGCCTTACCTTTCAGCAGGTCCAAAAATACGAAAAGGGGATGAACCGGATCAGCGTCGGCCGCCTCGTCGATATCGCAAAGATCCTGGGCGTCGACATCCACTTCTTCTTCGACGGCATCAGGAGCGGCAAGGAAGAATCCAGCTTCGCGGAGGCGGAATCCCCACCCTATATTGCTGATGTCATGTCGACCCCGGAGGGCCTCCAGCTGATCCGGACCTTTACGGGTATCAAGAGCGCCAAGGTCCGCAAGAGCATCGTGCAGCTCGTCGCGTCACTCGCGGCACAGGAGGAGCAGGAACGTTCGTCATAACGAACGCGTTCGCTTGACCTTTCCTTTGCCGTAAGGCATGACCAAGGTGCGAGTCTGTGGACTCTGAAGGCTCAGCCTCTCTTCATTTGCCTCAAAGGAATTCTGTCGTGCGGCGGTCAAGCTATCTCTTCACCAGCGAGTCTGTGTCTGAAGGCCATCCGGACAAGGTTTGCGACCGGATCTCCGATACGGTGGTCGATGCCTATCTGGCGGCTGAGCCCGAGGCGCGCGTCGCCTGCGAAACCCTGGCAACCACCAACCGCGTGGTCATTGCCGGCGAGGTACGCGGCCCCGATTCGATCACGAAGGACAAGGTGATCCAGCTTGCCCGCGACGCCATCAAGGACATCGGCTACGAGCAGGAAGGCTTCCACTGGCAGAAGGCCGAGATTGACGTCTACCTGCACGCTCAGTCGGCGCATATCGCACAGGGCGTCGACGCCTCCGGCAACAAGGACGAGGGCGCGGGCGACCAGGGCATCATGTTCGGCTATGCCTGCAACGAGACGCCCGAGCTGATGCCGGCGCCGATCTACTACGCCCACAAGATCCTCGAGAACCTGACCGCTGCCCGCAAGGCGAAGAAGGGCGATGTCGGAAAGCTCGGCCCCGACTCCAAGAGCCAGGTCACCGTGCGCTACGAGAATGGCAAGCCCGTCGCGGCCACCCAGATCGTTCTGTCGACGCAGCATCTGGACGAGAACCTGACCTCGGAGGAAGTTCGCGCGATCGTGGAGCCCACCATCCGCGAGACGCTGCCCGAAGGCTGGATCCTGCCCGAGACGATCTGGCACGTGAACCCGACCGGCAAGTTCGTGATCGGCGGTCCCGACGGCGATTGCGGTCTGACGGGACGCAAGATCATCGTCGACACCTATGGCGGCGCGGCGCCGCACGGCGGCGGCGCCTTCTCGGGCAAGGACCCGACCAAGGTGGACCGCTCGGCCGCCTATGCCGCCCGTTATCTCGCCAAGAACGTGGTCGCGGCCGGTCTCGCGGACCGCTGCACCCTCCAGGTCGCCTACGCCATCGGCGTGGCCAAGCCCCTGGCGATCTACGTGGACCTGCACGAGACTGGAAAGGTGGGCGAGGACAAGCTCGAGGCCGTGCTCATGGAGGTCATGGACCTCTCCCCGCGCGGCATCCGCACCCATCTCAGCCTCAACAAGCCGATCTACGCGCGGACCTCGGCCTATGGCCATTTCGGCCGCAGGCCCGACGCGGATGGCGGCTTCTCCTGGGAGCGCACCGATCTCGTCGATACCCTGAAGGCGGCCTTCCGCTAACCGTCATGAGCGAGGCACAACAGCGCGCCGGCGCATTTTTCGGGCGCCGGAAAGGCAAGAAGCTTCGCTCCGGTCAGGATGACCTGATCCAGAACCTCTTGCCCGCGATCCGCGTGGTCCCGGGCAGTCCCCCTTCCGGCCAGTTTCCGAACGCGACGGCCCGCGAAACCTGGCTCGAGATCGGCTTCGGCGGCGGCGAGCATCTCGCCGCCCAGGCCCGGACCCACCGGGACGTCAACTTCATCGGCTGCGAGCCCTTCGTGAACGGCATGGCGAAACTGCTCGCGGCCGTGGAGCACGAGAAGCTCGACAATATCCGGGTGTGGGACGACGACGTCACCAAGCTCCTGCCGGAGCTGCCCGACCGGTCGTTCGACCGGGTCTACATCCTCTACCCCGATCCGTGGCCGAAACGTCGCCAGCGCAAGCGCCGCCTCGTATCCGACGAGATGCTGGAGATGCTGGCCCGCGTCATGAAGCCCGGGGCGGAACTGCGCTTTGCCAGCGATATCGACGATTATATCGGCTGGGTGCTGGCCCGCGCGCTGCGCTCCGATCACTTCCGCTGGACGGCTGGGCGCGCCGACGACTGGCGCAGACCCTACGAGGGCTGGCCCGGCACCCGCTACGAAGCAAAAGCCATCCGCGAAGGCCGCGTGCCGAGCTACCTGACTTTCGTTCGGAACTGAGTCTGCATAGCGCATCGTGCGAAAAAAGTGGACCCGGTTTTTCGCCAGAACGATGCGCTCATCTAAGAAGGGAGCATCGGATTCGATCCCAAAAGTGGATTCCTCTTTTCACGTCCGATGCTCTCGCGCCTCGTGCGAAAAAGTGGCCCCGGTTTTTCGCGGCAAACGATGCGCTGTTCCATAGTGGGAGCATCGAATTGATCCCAAAAGTGCAAATCCACTTTTCACGTCCGATGCTCTCGCGCCTCGGTGCGCTCGTCGCTCACCACCCTGCCGTCGACGAGATGAACGCGCCGGTCGACGCGTGCGGCGATGCCCATGTCGTGGGTGACGGCGATAACCGTTTTGCCGCGCTTTTTCACCAGATCATGGAGGATGGCGAAGACCTGCTCGGAGCTTTTGCTGTCGAGGCTCCCGGTCGGCTCGTCGGCCAGCAATACGTGCGGATCGTTGGCCAGGGCCCGCGCGACCGCCACGCGCTGACGCTGCCCGCCTGAGAGCTGATCGGGCCTCTTGTCGAGGTGGCCCGCGAGGCCGAGATCCTCCAGAAGGCCCGCCGCCCGCTCGCGCATTGCGGAAGCAGGAAGGCGTCCCGCCTTGCGCATCGGCAGTTCCACGTTCTTCAGGACGCTGAATTCCGGCAACAGGAAATGGAACTGAAACACGAAGCCGAGGCTCTCGAGCCGCAATCCCGCAAGCGCGTCGTCGTCGAGCCGCGACGTGTCCTGCCCCGCGACCTTCAGGGTCCCGCCGGTGGGGCGGTCGAGCAGGCCGAGCAGATAGAGCAACGACGACTTGCCGGAGCCGGAGGGGCCGGTGATCGCCACGAATTCCCGTTCGCCGACGGTGAGCGACACGTCGCGCACCAGCGTCACGGGCACGATAGCCGGGAGGATGCGGGTGAGATGCTCGGCCTCGATCAGCGCGCTCATGTGGCTCCCCGGATGATGTCGACGGGGTTGAGACGCGCCGCCTGACGCGCGGGCAGGTAGCCCGCCACGCCCGCCGACGCGAGGGCGAAGCCCGAGGCGATCGCGTAGTGCCAGGGCGACCAGAAGAGCGGCAGACGGGTCAGCTCGCGGCCGACGCCTGCCCCGGACAGCCTGAACTCCACCTGCGAGAGCGCGAAGCACAACAGGAAACCGATCATCCATCCGGCGATCGATCCGGCCAACCCCAAGGCGAGCCCCTCGACCAGGAACAGGCGGCGCATGTTTCCTTGCGTGAAGCCGAGCGACTTCAGAATGGCGATGTCGCGCGCCTTCTCATGGGTGATGGTGGAGATGATGTTGTAGATGCCGAAGCCTGCGACCAGCAGGATGGCGCCGACTACCGTGTACATGACCACATTGCGCACCACGAGAGCTTCGAGCAGCGATTCGTTGGCCTCCTGCCAGGGCACGGCCTTGTAGCCGAGCTCCGCCTCCGCCTGGCGTGCGACGCGCGGCGCGGCCTCGGGATCGTCGAGGCGCAGCCGGATGTCGTTGATGGCATTCGGGCGCTCCGAGAGAATCTGGGCGTTCTTCAGGAGCACGTAGGTCTCGCCTTCATCGCGGGCATTGTTGCCCGTGTGGAACTGCCCGACGATCTTGAAGCCGCGCGACTGGCCGGTGGCCGAGACGAGCTGAATGGTCGTGCCCATGGACGCGCC
This window of the Microvirga sp. TS319 genome carries:
- a CDS encoding helix-turn-helix domain-containing protein, which translates into the protein MKKSTSLIDKEIGTRVRMRRISVGMSQEKLGELLGLTFQQVQKYEKGMNRISVGRLVDIAKILGVDIHFFFDGIRSGKEESSFAEAESPPYIADVMSTPEGLQLIRTFTGIKSAKVRKSIVQLVASLAAQEEQERSS
- a CDS encoding ABC transporter ATP-binding protein, translating into MSALIEAEHLTRILPAIVPVTLVRDVSLTVGEREFVAITGPSGSGKSSLLYLLGLLDRPTGGTLKVAGQDTSRLDDDALAGLRLESLGFVFQFHFLLPEFSVLKNVELPMRKAGRLPASAMRERAAGLLEDLGLAGHLDKRPDQLSGGQRQRVAVARALANDPHVLLADEPTGSLDSKSSEQVFAILHDLVKKRGKTVIAVTHDMGIAARVDRRVHLVDGRVVSDERTEAREHRT
- a CDS encoding ABC transporter permease — its product is MRLILELALTHIAGRGRQTIVAVLGVALGVGFSIAMAALMQGTEKDFIAQLVDTMPHVQISDERRTPRRQPAEDLFAAVQFDGLRPKEDRRGILNPAAAFASLRSWVPGRIAQSLRTQGVARYAGRDVGVSIIGIEPEIEATVSSVAGDFVEGSFDALRAGGNNIVVGDRLAQRLGASMGTTIQLVSATGQSRGFKIVGQFHTGNNARDEGETYVLLKNAQILSERPNAINDIRLRLDDPEAAPRVARQAEAELGYKAVPWQEANESLLEALVVRNVVMYTVVGAILLVAGFGIYNIISTITHEKARDIAILKSLGFTQGNMRRLFLVEGLALGLAGSIAGWMIGFLLCFALSQVEFRLSGAGVGRELTRLPLFWSPWHYAIASGFALASAGVAGYLPARQAARLNPVDIIRGAT
- a CDS encoding tRNA (guanosine(46)-N(7))-methyltransferase TrmB, whose amino-acid sequence is MSEAQQRAGAFFGRRKGKKLRSGQDDLIQNLLPAIRVVPGSPPSGQFPNATARETWLEIGFGGGEHLAAQARTHRDVNFIGCEPFVNGMAKLLAAVEHEKLDNIRVWDDDVTKLLPELPDRSFDRVYILYPDPWPKRRQRKRRLVSDEMLEMLARVMKPGAELRFASDIDDYIGWVLARALRSDHFRWTAGRADDWRRPYEGWPGTRYEAKAIREGRVPSYLTFVRN
- the metK gene encoding methionine adenosyltransferase; its protein translation is MRRSSYLFTSESVSEGHPDKVCDRISDTVVDAYLAAEPEARVACETLATTNRVVIAGEVRGPDSITKDKVIQLARDAIKDIGYEQEGFHWQKAEIDVYLHAQSAHIAQGVDASGNKDEGAGDQGIMFGYACNETPELMPAPIYYAHKILENLTAARKAKKGDVGKLGPDSKSQVTVRYENGKPVAATQIVLSTQHLDENLTSEEVRAIVEPTIRETLPEGWILPETIWHVNPTGKFVIGGPDGDCGLTGRKIIVDTYGGAAPHGGGAFSGKDPTKVDRSAAYAARYLAKNVVAAGLADRCTLQVAYAIGVAKPLAIYVDLHETGKVGEDKLEAVLMEVMDLSPRGIRTHLSLNKPIYARTSAYGHFGRRPDADGGFSWERTDLVDTLKAAFR
- the lnt gene encoding apolipoprotein N-acyltransferase, with the protein product MIPLADRVILARGWRRWTLSFAAGAAGALAMPPFGFLPALALSLTPAVWLIDGTAKPDLAKPDLSKPDLSKPDLSRWPSFKSAALIGWFWGFGYFVAGLWWLGAAFLVEADQFAWALPFGVLGLPALLAFFTAFGFALARLLWQPDASRILALAFALTVSEWLRGHLFTGFPWNNPGMALGQNLWLMQSASILGLYGLCFLALAICASPAAILTGPTARARWLAPGLAAVALLAMATFGLWRIPATPIASVANVRLRIMQPNLAQDAKFNPRNRDAIMRRYLSLSARPGRDGRTLGEVTHIVWPESAFPFLLHRDPVSLAQIGGLLEAGAVLITGAARMDEPLPGESIGKFFNAIQVIDDRGTILGSYDKVHLVPFGEYVPAFLETLIRAVGLRQFVHIPGGFEPAERREALTIPGLPPVAATICYEAIFPGEILAEGDGPRPRLILNLTNDGWFGQTTGPYQHFAQARLRAVEEGLPLVRAANTGISGVVDPYGRLVSSLPLGVEGILDSDLPVALEAFYSAKTRSFSLTALLTICLMALFVRRKQRATFSSDKLDTALHQL